A region from the Ammospiza caudacuta isolate bAmmCau1 chromosome 4, bAmmCau1.pri, whole genome shotgun sequence genome encodes:
- the STOX2 gene encoding storkhead-box protein 2 — MHIVVTSLLLWILCWSMEPDHRGSGDVSPISMSPITQSQFIPLGEILCLAISAMNSARKQVTQEALMEHLTTCFPGVPTPSPEILRHTLNMLVRERKIYPTPDGYFIVTPQTYFITPSLIRTNSKWYHLDERIPDRSQCTSPQQGTITPSTSGCVRDRTLPKNHCDSCHCCREDMHSMHASTLQRKSAKDCKDSYCPPSLCQVPPTEKSKSTVNFSYKSETLTKPKDVEKQSKKFGLKLFRLSFKKDKTKQLANFSAQFPPEEWPLRDEDTPTTIPREVEMEIIRRINPDLTVENVMRHTALMKKLEEEKAQRSKAGSSAHHSGRSKKSRNHRKSHGKSRSHSKTRVSKGDPSDGSHLDIPAEREYEFYDPLTRSPREGCFIIEHKGDNYIMHSNPNMIESHFPMTPEWDVSGELAKRRTEMPFPEPSRGSSHSKVHRSHSHTQDRRSRNERSSKAKERSRSMDNSKGPLGSATLGTPEDIGEGCSPDDQTTSQTYIDDSTLRPSQSLSHQRALISSASYKETCIPEIAGGSAETPSSCSLLEQGKPTENLPSYSELNSCTTKSAVDDYFQCNTSSETVLTAPSLLGKNKEDHDTLTGTDGLKKMTPTERQSQHIAREPGVHKEESPKGPSSGSVIAGQTAEVIANGRLVQHHSTESSSLDKRKEIFSKDTLFKPLHNTLSVNSYHKSNTPLLKPHQKTPSDTLPVRCEKLEQAMVTSVTQVMPVSQRQQETAGNQEASFDYYNVSDDDDSEEGTNKNAEEEKNRDDVGTMQWLLEREKERDLQRKFEKNLTLLTPKETENSNNQRATHSARLDSMDSSSITVDSGFNSPRTRESLASNTSSIVESNRRQNPALSPAHGGAGPTFSFRATADPPTSEAEKLQKPGNCLQASVTSV, encoded by the exons GAGTTCCAACACCCAGTCCAGAAATCCTTCGACATACTTTGAACATGCTTGTACGGGAGAGGAAAATATACCCAACTCCAGATGGTTATTTCATTGTAACCCCACAGACTTACTTTATAACGCCATCTCTCATAAGAACTAACAGTAAATGGTACCATTTGGATGAGAGGATACCTGACAGGTCTCAATGTACCTCTCCACAACAAGGAACTATAACTCCCTCCACCTCGGGATGTGTCAGGGACCGAACACTACCCAAAAACCACTGCGACTCCTGCCATTGTTGCAGAGAAGACATGCACAGCATGCATGCATCCACCCTACAGAGGAAATCAGCAAAAGACTGTAAAGACTCATACTGTCCTCCTTCATTATGTCAGGTCCCACCTACTGAGAAAAGTAAAAGTACTGTCAATTTTTCATATAAATCAGAGACACTCACAAAGCCTAAGGATGTAGAAAAGCAGTCTAAGAAATTTGGACTCAAATTATTCCGATTAAGTTTTAAGAAGGATAAGACCAAACAGTTGGCAAATTTCTCTGCCCAGTTTCCTCCAGAGGAGTGGCCGCTGAGGGACGAGGACACCCCTACCACTATACCTAGAGAGGTAGAAATGGAGATTATTAGGCGCATTAACCCAGACTTGACTGTGGAAAATGTCATGAGACACACTGCACTAATGAAGAAacttgaagaagaaaaagctcAACGAAGCAAAGCAGGGTCTTCAGCTCACCACAGTGGACGAAGTAAAAAGAGCAGGAATCATAGAAAGTCTCATGGGAAATCGAGGTCGCACAGCAAGACCCGGGTGTCCAAAGGAGACCCATCAGATGGCTCTCATTTGGATATACCTGCTGAAAGGGAGTATGAGTTCTATGATCCCTTGACTCGATCCCCACGGGAAGGGTGTTTTATAATAGAACACAAGGGAGATAATTATATAATGCACAGCAATCCTAACATGATTGAATCTCACTTTCCCATGACACCAGAGTGGGATGTGTCTGGTGAACTGGCCAAAAGAAGAACTGAAATGCCTTTCCCTGAACCTTCCAGGGGAAGCTCCCACTCCAAGGTCCATCGGAGCCACAGCCATACGCAGGATAGACGATCAAGGAATGAGCGGTCCAGTAAGGCTAAAGAAAGGTCTAGATCCATGGATAACTCCAAGGGACCTCTGGGCTCAGCTACTTTAGGCACACCTGAAGATATAGGTGAAGGCTGTAGCCCAGATGACCAAACAACTAGCCAAACCTACATTGATGATAGTACCTTAAGGCCATCTCAGTCGCTCAGTCATCAAAGGGCTCTGATTTCATCCGCAAGCTACAAAGAGACTTGCATCCCTGAAATAGCCGGGGGCAGTGCAGAAACCCCCAGTTCTTGTAGCCTATTGGAACAAGGCAAGCCTACAGAGAATTTGCCATCATATAGTGAGCTCAACTCCTGCACAACAAAATCTGCAGTTGATGACTATTTTCAGTGCAACACATCCAGTGAGACTGTGCTTACCGCTCCATCACTACTGGGAAAGAATAAAGAGGATCATGATACACTAACAGGGACTGATGGGCTAAAAAAAATGACTCCCACAGAAAGACAGTCTCAACATATTGCTAGGGAGCCTGGGGTGCACAAGGAGGAGTCCCCAAAGGGCCCAAGCAGTGGTTCAGTGATTGCTGGCCAAACTGCAGAGGTGATTGCTAACGGGCGGCTGGTTCAGCATCATAGCACTGAATCAAGCAGCCTtgataaaaggaaagaaatatttagcAAGGATACACTCTTTAAGCCTCTGCACAACACTCTCTCTGTGAATAGTTATCATAAGTCTAACACGCCTCTGCTAAAGCCCCATCAAAAGACCCCCTCTGACACATTGCCTGTCAGATGTGAGAAACTTGAACAAGCGATGGTAACCTCAGTCACACAAGTCATGCCTGTTTCTCAGAGACAGCAGGAGACAGCCGGGAACCAGGAGGCCTCCTTTGACTACTACAACGTATCTGATGATGATGACTCAGAGGAAGGAACCAACAAAAAtgctgaggaagaaaagaacAGGGATGATGTTGGTACCATGCAATGGCTCctagagagagaaaaggaaagggatcTGCAGCGAAAGTTTGAGAAGAATCTTACTCTTCTCACCCcgaaggaaacagaaaatagcAACAACCAGAGAGCCACTCACTCAGCCCGCCTGGACAGcatggacagcagcagcattactGTGGACAGCGGGTTCAACTCTCCACG TACTCGTGAGAGCCTGGCATCCAACACTTCAAGTATTGTTGAAAGCAACAGACGCCAGAACCCCGCTCTGAGCCCTGCACACGGCGGCGCAGGCCCCACGTTCAGCTTCCGAGCCACTGCAGACCCGCCCACGAGCGAGGCTGAGAAACTGCAGAAACCTGGTAACTGCCTGCAAGCTTCTGTCACTAGTGTCTGA